GGCCGTCCCACACCCAGCCCCGCCGGCGGAAAATCCCCCGGCCGTCGCCAAGGTTGAAGATCAGCAGATAGTCGGCCTGTGGTTCGAAGACTTTGAGTTCCCGTCCCTCCAGGGCGGCCAGCAGGTTGTGCAACAGCACTGGATTCTGCCGTACCGCGTAGACGCCGACCTTGTCCAGCGGCCGCGGCCGAAAACAGATGCAGTCGCCGCCCCCGAAGATTTCCGGATGCTCGACCCCTTGCAGATGGTTGTCGACCAGCAGTCCTCCGTCCGGTCCGGTCGGCAGACCGGAATCGCGAAAGAGCGGAGGCGGCTCGATGCCCAGGGCCAGAAAGGCGAAATCATAGGAGAGGGAGGTTCCGCTGTCGAGAACCGCCCGGCCGTCCCGCACCTCGCGGGCTTTCGCCCCCTCGCGGACCTCCACCTGGCGCCGGCGCAGGGAAGCCAGCGCCAGCTGCCGCACCCGCTCCGGCAGGCCGCCCAGCAGCCGGTGGCCGACCAGCAGGGTGATTGCCGCCTGCCCGTCCGCCTGTTGCACCAGGCGCCGGAGGTTGCCCGCCAGCTCCGTTCCGGCCGCGCCGCCGCCGACCACGAGCAGTTCCAGCGAACGGGATTTCAGCTCGTCGAGGATGGCCTGTCGCGCCCGTTCGAGACCGTCGATCGGCTTGACCGGAACAATCCCCGGCCCGGCAGCGGCAACCTTTTCCACCGGCACGCGGCTGCCGACATTGCAGGAAAGGACGTCGTAGGCGAGCGCGGCGCCTGAGGCCAGGATCACCACCCGCCGGTCGGCATCGATCC
The nucleotide sequence above comes from Desulfuromonadales bacterium. Encoded proteins:
- a CDS encoding FAD-dependent oxidoreductase, whose translation is MGKHLVLAGGGHAHMTVMARLHEFTARGHRVTLVSPSPWHYYSGMGPGLLGGSYRPAQVRFDVRKMVEERGGRFVEDRLVRIDADRRVVILASGAALAYDVLSCNVGSRVPVEKVAAAGPGIVPVKPIDGLERARQAILDELKSRSLELLVVGGGAAGTELAGNLRRLVQQADGQAAITLLVGHRLLGGLPERVRQLALASLRRRQVEVREGAKAREVRDGRAVLDSGTSLSYDFAFLALGIEPPPLFRDSGLPTGPDGGLLVDNHLQGVEHPEIFGGGDCICFRPRPLDKVGVYAVRQNPVLLHNLLAALEGRELKVFEPQADYLLIFNLGDGRGIFRRRGWVWDG